From Miscanthus floridulus cultivar M001 chromosome 15, ASM1932011v1, whole genome shotgun sequence, the proteins below share one genomic window:
- the LOC136509020 gene encoding E3 ubiquitin-protein ligase RHF2A-like, giving the protein MASETDEKAKMESLTSAAASVEGGIQDACDDACSICLEAFCESDPSALTGCKHEFHLQCILEWCQRSSQCPMCWQPISMKDPTRQELLEAVERERNIRTNQTRNTTIFHHPALGDFELQHVCVTKPLHDTFLL; this is encoded by the exons ATGGCATCTGAAACTGATGAGAAAGCTAAGATGGAGAGTTTGACATCTGCTGCAGCCTCTGTGGAGGGTGGCATTCAGGACGCATGTGATGATGCATGCAGCATTTGCCTTGAGGCTTTCTGTGAGAGTGACCCGTCTGCG TTGACTGGCTGCAAACATGAGTTCCATCTCCAATGCATTCTTGAATG GTGCCAGAGAAGTTCACAGTGCCCAATGTGTTGGCAGCCTATTAGTATGAAGGACCCTACCAGGCAA GAGCTGCTCGAGGCAGTAGAGCGTGAGAGGAATATAAGAACCAATCAAACTCGAAACACAACTATATTTCATCATCCTGCTCTTGGGGATTTTGAGCTGCAGCATGTATGTGTTACAAAACCACTTCATGATACATTTCTTCTGTAA
- the LOC136508434 gene encoding bifunctional bis(5'-adenosyl)-triphosphatase/adenylylsulfatase FHIT-like: MGLQNRAQTHSEKPTSAPCPCRLRRPSPRGSERAFGLQFQKMLRWRAVLLLPLPLPPPPRLLRRLPHPRALSSSSSSPLPPPGMEASYKFGPYKIDAREVFHATPVSYAMVNLRPLLPGHVLVCPKREVKRFAELSSDEISDLWVTAKEVGARLEQYHKASSLTFAIQDGPQAGQTVAHVHIHLIPRKKGDFEKNDEIYDAIDVKEKELKEKLDLDIERKDRTMDEMAQEANEYRALFS, translated from the exons ATGGGCCTCCAAAATCGGGCCCAGACCCATTCAGAAAAGCCCACATCTGCACCCTGTCCTTGCCGGCTCCGTCGACCGTCTCCCCGTGGAAGTGAAAGGGCCTTCGGGCTTCAGTTCCAGAAGATGCTGCGCTGGCGTGCCGTCCTGCTCCTCCCACTCCCACTCCCTCCGCCGCCTCGCTTGCTTCGCCGCCTGCCGCACCCGCGCGCCCTCTCGTCCTCGTCCTCTTCCCCGCTCCCGCCGCCGGGGATGGAGGCTTCCTACAAGTTCGGGCCCTACAAGATCGACGCCAGGGAGGTCTTCCACGCCACGCCCGTCTCCTACGCCATGGTGAATCTCCGCCCGCTGCTCCCGGGT CATGTTCTTGTGTGCCCCAAGCGTGAAGTGAAAAGATTCGCTGAACTAAGCTCTGATGAGATTAGTGACTTATGGGTTACTGCAAAGGAAGTTGGTGCACGTCTTGAGCAGTACCATAAAGCATCGTCACTTACCTTTGCTATTCAG GATGGTCCTCAAGCTGGCCAAACAGTTGCACATGTCCACATTCACCTCATCCCGAGGAAGAAAGGGGATTTTGAGAAAAATGATGAAATATATGACGCG ATTGATGTGAAAGAGAAAGAACTGAAGGAGAAGCTTGATCTGGACATTGAGAGGAAAGATAGAACCATGGATGAAATGGCTCAGGAGGCCAATGAGTACCGTGCTCTTTTCTCCTAG